TGACTGTGATTCTGAATGGTTGGGGCCTTAAAATGTTTTATCCTTCCCAAAGTCCTAGGCACTGAGTTGTCCACTTAGTAGGTGCTCCACTAATATCTGTCAAAGTAAACTTAACACTTACACTGTCATTTTTTTGTCACTGATGctgatgttttaaaatgtgttatattaTTCCTTATGGCTAGAACCACGTGGTGAGACAGAAGGCAAACACTCCCTGTCACCATTATTTCAACTGAAAGGGCAGGTCAACTAGGACAATTTGAGGCCCTTCAACCTGGTTCTGATTTGTTAGTATTTCTGCACTGCTAGTTGTTAAAACAGTATTGCTTCCAGGCCCAGGCAGAGGTATCTCTGTCTTGAGCTCTATGCTCTAGAGGGCCACTTTGGTCCTCTTCTAGCCACACCCCTCCCGCCAGGGCCAGGAGCCCAGCCCATGGGAACAAGGGCTGTGTCCCTGCTAGCCCATGCTCCAGGTACCTGGCAGCCCTGAACAGTCCCTAGCCTGCTTCCAGGGCCCGTGTGCTCCTCTtagacctgtcctggggagggctGACTGCACTCACTGCTGGGGTGGGTGCTCCCAGGCCCAAGGAGGGGTTGTAGGCCCAGAAGGGGATGCGGCCTGGCCTAGGAGCCAGGGCATGGgcgggggaagggaaggagggcagCTCTTCTCACGCCATCAGGGCAGAACTTAGAGGAGTCTGAGAATACTAAATCCCAACCTGGCCTTTCAGCTCATTAGGAAGGTACATTTGTCATGGAAGGAGATACAACTTATTTAATGGTTTATCATTTGATTtgaacatttcaaatatttttagacaTGTTATGTGGATCCCTaactaaactctttttttttgaaCCTTGCAAATAGGACAAATGTTATGGACATGCCAGATTAAATATCTGCTCTGTTACTCTTTCCCCTTGCTCACTCTGTGTTACACTTTGTTAGCTGAGCACAGCGGGGCCCCTTCCTTTTGATAATGGCTTGTTCTAGAAGCTCATCTTGCAGGAAGACTCAGACCTAGTCCCTGAGCCAGGCTGCAGTATAACCTCCATCTTGTCCCCTCTACTCGCCTGTCTGCATTTTCTCTCCCACCCATCTCTTTGCTCCTCATGTGTTTACACATATGAAAACCCCCTCTTTAGTAGTACCACTCCCTCATATAGACGCCCACCTGGAGGCCATCAGCTTGGTCAGGCACACCTGCATAGGGGTCCTTTCTGCTCCACACAACCTCTCAAGATCATTTGCTCTTCTGACAACCCTTGGGTCTAAATTGTCAATAACCTATTTAATTTCCCTCCCTATgtgacagacagagacagactaTAGAACaagctttattgaatttatttgcTTTGCATACAGCAGAAATCAAGAATACTAAAAGAAGCTGAAAACTTATCAAAATGTACCTTTATGCATTAAAAAAGACTTAACCTCTTtacttaaaacatatttttttgttgttaactgTGAAAAAGAAATTGTTAATGGAGAGTTCTTACAGTGAGAATAACCTAATTATGGTCCAGCCTGAGAAAAGGGAGGTGTAACAGTTAACCTACCAGGATTACCTGGGTAAAGGCATCTACCTTAATGAACTGTTCACTATGGAAATACAACAGAAATCAAAcccaatcaatcaatcaaaaacCTAGCattatcaaaaaggcaaaaatatagtaTAAGGAAAAGTACTTGTTTTATAGAGAAAATGCAAAATCCAGCAAATGATTGTACAGTATCACATTATACCATCATCAGGAAAACCAAGCACCAAGGGTTGAAATTACCTCTGCCACCCTATAGCCCCTGAATTTTTCTTGCATAAGGCAGCATCCTACTCAGAAATTAAAGGCACAGTTACATCTAGGGCTGCATTTCTGTTTAAACAAAGTAGCTCCATGGTGACAGAGGCAGATACCATGAAAGGTGTAATACTAAGACACTTCTGGGTTCCCTGAGAAAATGAGCTAGGTACTGTCCAGGCATCCAGAAGGAGCTCTCCgttagtggtgtgtgtgtgtgtgtgtgtgtgtgtgtgtgtgtgtgtgtgtgtgtggcaggttGGTGGGGAGTGGAATGGAGGGCAAGGACTTGGAGTGAGTGGTTCACTGGGGAGGTGGGAGCTGTCCAGCCTAGTGAGTGTTGGGTGTGTGTGCCTCTAGGAATGAGGGCAGGGAAAGGCTAATTCAATCACTCCAGGCTTCCAGTTAGCAGAAAGACCTGTTCTGTGGCTTTGAGAATTCAATCTTGCTTTGAGCCCAAATCTTGTGAAACAGAGGCTGCTGAGGGAAAGCAACAAGAAACTGGGCTACTGGGAGCCTGGGCATAAGACAGTGTCCAGGAGCCTCAGACTTCCTTCGTGGAAGGATTCCCATCTGCTTGATTAAAAGCACAGCTTTTGgcctctgctgtgctgtgctgtgcttagttgttcaattgtgtttgactctttgtgaccccatggactgttgcccaccaggctcctctgtccatgggatttcccaggcaagaatactggagtgtgctgccatgccctcctccaggggatcttcctgacccagggatcaaacccaggtctcctgcattgcaggcagattctttattgtctgagtcaccagggaagcccccatctgcagaattttgaattttaagaggGCCTTAAGTGCTTTACAAATAGGATGTGTATGACATGCACTATGCTTCTGAGCAACTAGACAGGACCACAATAGCACTGGTGTAAGAGGTCAAACATTGGAGGGCTAAGCCCTCAGGGGAGTATGATAGTCCCCAAGGAATGTTATGCCTCATAGGAAGGTGCTCACAGCTGCCAGACTTGCGACAGGTTGACATGCGGCATGTGCAAAGAGAGCTCTGTGTAAGTTGCAGGGCTTGGGGGCCCTCAGGGATACAAACAAGGTGTTTCAAAGGGCAATGGACAGACTGGGGAGCTGGCTGTGCAAATTTTTTCTTGGAAACCCAGAATTTTCACTTCTATCAATACCACCTCTTCTTAGGAGGCTTTACGAAGTCAGAGCAACAAGGAAAGAACTGAAGCATTTAATTAGGCTCATAAAACATATAAGCCAATCCCTGGACCAGATCATCTGGATATTTCCATTAGAGTGAATTTATTTGATCAAGGGAAATGCCCACCTCTTAGTTGCTCCAACAAAATGTTTTAGCTTTTTCCCTTCTACAGTCTATGGTCCAAAGTTAAAGATTTCTCAATTCAACAGAAGTGCAAACATTTTACATAGTTTTTATAAAGGAAATGCTGGGTTTTCAGATGCTGGCAGTGACTGTACTGAAGGTTAGGCATTCATGGCATCTATTTAATTCAAATAATTATTAGCTTTAATGCCCATTTTAAGGCTCTTATGCTTAATAAAaatggctactgtaaataattcaCTACATGGCATTAATATAGCTATTGGCAATTATAATTTGAAATGCTGATACTCCACCCAGGAGCGGCTTATTGCATCGTTTCTGCTATATGGCTCCATGCCTCAGCTTTCTTCTTGGCCAGGGAGAACCAGACTGGTTCAGCTGGCTCAACCGGCTGTGGTAGCATGGCTGGAAGTGTAGCAGACCTGGTTTCTTTTTCCATCGAAGGTACTTGAACTATCTTCTCATCTTCAAATCCAACTGGAACCAAACCATAGAAAATAACACATAAGCAGTAAGAAGCCCCAGAGATACTGAAGTATGTTTATGGGATGCAATAAAAATTTTCCTCCTTTTAGGTTTCCTCTGGTTTCTAAaagtcagtgcatgggcaatgcTATAGGGTGGTATGTGAAAGGAGTAATGTCAATATGGCTAGAACCACAGAGGCCTGGACATTGGAAGGCCTGAGAATAAATACCTGCAGCTGTAACTGCCAATCTTTGGGTCATCATTATTGGACTGTCTTACACTTTTGAACTGAGACCAGAGCGGAAACATGTTATATGGTATccgttcagtttttaaaatttcaaataaggtaacattgtttttgttttgccaaTCCCTTATGTTGTATGAAATCACTGTTGATGACTCAATAGGTCCACCCAAGAAAAGTCTATGCTAAATAACATTATATCAACTGCTCCTACTGAGCAGACTACCTCGCTATGCCCCAGTTCTACAAGTACCTCCTTCCTCATCCTGCTTTACGGTTGATTGACTTAGCGGCTTAGAGtcagccagtggttctcaactctgGTCACATATTAGAACCACCTAGGgtctctttaaaaatacaaatgcacaTGCTATTTCATGAACTAACTGAATTAGAATCTCCAGCAATGGATCCAAGaccatatataattttttaaaaatcacatcagGTGATTCTAACACATAGTGAGAGTTGAAAACCACTTGATAAGAGTACCATGCCCATGAGAGGCTATTCACTTGACCTGCTGTGCTGCTATATCATGGCCAGACAGTGGATTCCTAAATTCCTAGTCTAATTTCTTCATGAGATAGACTAAGGAAGAGAACAAAGATGACGCAGTATAAACctatcctcccctctccctgctccttctagaaaaaaaaaaaatccctatgaCACATAACTGTACTGGTGAGACCCCATTCGATTTTATCACAGCACAGTGTTTTTCTCAGCTTTCAACATGCCCCACCTCTCATACCCCTGCTCAGAATATGGAGGGGTTGAAACAAGcgttttaaatagtttttaaaattccaatactGTTGGGCATTTATACAAgattatttttcacagtttcacTGGGAATGTAGAGGGTGAGAAAATACCACTTTGCTGTGAACTAGAAAGTGGCTTGGtattctctccttttgaataCCAGCCACAGGAACCTTCTAGTGCATGATCACAATTTTGTTCCTATACAGATTCCTTGATGGGGTAAAAGACTGAAAGGACCTCTGAAAGTTACACACTGGACTGACTTATATTAGTCATAATAGTTGGATTTTCCTAAAACAAGCTAATATCTGTATCTAATGGAAGTACCATGAGAGAATCACAAGCTGATTTGGGGGAAGAGACACGTATTGCCTGAGTTTGAAATGGGAAGTTTCACATTCTATGAGAGCTCTTCTGAGAGTCGAGGGAtagggtgtttttttgtttttgtttttgttttacctgTTTTGGTAGACTTTGGAGGCTTTGTTGGTGCCATCTTCTCTTGTCTCTTGACATCAGAAGTGGGAACCATTCTTGGTTGGCTTTCACTTACAAGGCCAGTTCTCtttaatacaaaaatgaaaagagaaagatctTATAAGTCCTGATATGAAAATAGCAAATTACTTAGTCAGATCATAGGTGCATGTCCAATCCTGGGTATTATAAGTTCAACATTaaccaaaaagaaagagagagaggtaaGGAAGGAAAGAGCACAGAAAGCACCTAGGTTTAGAATTTAGGATCACAAAATCTAAGCTGGTTCAACTTTATCACCTTTCTGAGCTGTGAGAAAAGGTTATCTAATCATATAAACAGTGTAAACAGGTTAACATGAGAATTACTTAGCCCGATTACAACCTTTTCTCTAGCAGTTTACCAGCACTTAACAGAAAGCTAACTGAAATGTGGTGGTTGCAAACAAATCTTATCAATTAATTGGGTTCCATAGATTTCTACACAACAAAACTTGTTTACATTTTGTGTTCATGCCTTGCATTAGAAAATGATATAACTATAGGTCTTTTCAAAATGGTACAGTTTAAGCTTTCCAAATTAACCTCACCACAACTGATCTAAATTAATTAGTTTACATATCTTAGTGTATTTCCCTCTGACAAAACTTTAACCAAGGTAGACTTTTCTACTTGTATGATCCTGCtcccataaaaataataatgatgaaatgaaaagatctttaaagcaaaaagtgaaaacagatttTCACATGATTCTTCAACAAATTCTTTAAGCACTTAAAAGTATAAGAACCTAGACATCTCTTGTTATGTGAACTTCATTGAGTTTTCTTGAGGCTGACAAGAGGGGTCCTCATTCTAAAACTTCCAAAGACATTGCAAATGGGACATTAAAAGCAAGACATCATCCTATCATGTTCTGATCCATTAGCCTAGTTTATCACATAATTTCACTTTTAATCTATAGGAAGGTGCCAGACCAAACCAAATCAATATGTGGAGGCTTGAACATCAAACATTACCTTTATTTACATAAAGGTAAATCATTATGTACTGATAATGGAAAGGTGCccagaaataaaatgttaagtgaaaaaaacataGTTTAATTCCACTCATATTTTCTTAAATGCATGTACATATTTAGAGGCTAAAATATTTGTAAGAATAGTTATTCAACTCACCCCAGTGGTGACCTTTGGGATTTTCTTATATCTACTTATGCCTCAACCAATTTGGAGGAATCCTATTCTAGAATATTTAGAACAGGATTTGATTTATAGAATCTTCTCTATGCACCACTTTTCACAAATCCTTAAGGAACATAAAGTGGGGGCACCTTTCTATGAGTACAAACCAAGTTTTTTCCCTCCAAAGTCCCTTTGCCTTGATTAATGCACCCAAGGAAGTGAGGAACTATTAGGCAAAATTCCTAACACCAGCTTAATCAATTGGCTCCAATGACCTTTTGGAGTGTTTTGGAGGCTGCTCGAGGTCCTACTCCATGTCTGGGTTCTTTCCTCTCAGCCTTGGCTGCAGCTCTACTCTTGGGTCTTGGCTCTTTGGGAGGAATGTGGGCCTGGAAGCTCCCCTGCTCCTGCTTTATCGCGGTTATCCAAGCTGCCTCTGAGGCGGCATACTCTGACCATCGACCAGGAGCTTTTCCtgagaaaggaatgaaagaaagtagAACTAAAGTGAGGCAGGCTGGGTCTTGAGACTGACTGGGACCTACCCACAATAATGTCTCAAATGGGATCCTTGTTAACTgccaaatgaaaataaacaacataTAGAGAGGGGCCCCATTCTTTAGTGCCTTCCCCACAACTTCAAAGTTTGTCAACTGTCCTCTTCCTGGTCCCTTTCCCTCCCTTGTCCATCTCTCTTTCTATCCCCAGTTCACGTAGGACAATGGTTTCCAAGTGAGCTAGAGAAGTTCCTAGGAGGCCAGATGATTAAGCCACTGATGTCATTTCTCTAACTCCAAGGAAAATCTTATTGCATCTGTTACTTCATGGTCTCTAATGAAAGTGTGTGGTTATGGATATGGTTATAGGCATGTACAAGACTATGTGATGATAATTCTGAAGGTACAAAGGCTTGGAGAGGAATAAATGCTCAAAAAGTCACCTAGCTCTTGATTCTTAGACATTTCAGGTGAGTTAAGAAGCTGTGGAAGTACAAACATTTACAATAAGTTAAGACTTCAAGCTGAGAGTCTGAATATAGTGCTCTATTAATGAGTTGGCTTCAAAAATACACATGGGGGACTTCCCTTgaggtccagtgcttaagactccataTTTCCACTAcagcaggtttgatctctggtcagggaactaaaatcccacatgctgagtagcaaaaaaaaaaacaaaaaagtaaaaaataaaaagctacgTGGTGTTCAAGGGAGCATAATACATGTAAAGGTATTTTGAGAAAGGCATAAAATCCCATCTGCATGTATATGGGGTAAGAGGGGTGGGGAGATGGTTACGTGTCCATTACAGAATATGGACAAATGTCCAAAGGAGACCCCATTGGGAAAGAGAAGACTTCAAGTTAACCATCTCCAAATCTATTCACCTAGAATAGAGCATTATTCTGCCCCTAAATCCCCAAACCAGCCCTATCAAAGCCACAAGGCAATGGGCAAGGCTAGAACAGACTTCCTCCCATTCAAGACTTTGCTTTCTGGTTCTTCTCTCCTCTTGATACCTGCTGCCCATCTGGGAAGATAAAGACTCACCTGGAATCCTGTAACCAGGTTGCTTCTTGGCCATCCTTTCAGATTTGGGCCTCCTCTGTTGCTTCTCTGCCAAGTCAGATACTGTGGTGAGGTTTTGCATGGTGCCCAGGGCCCTCTTGGAAGCCCTTCTGATTGGCTGGGCTGTAcctacagaggatgaaattgagCCCAAGGAGGGTGAAGAAAGCTTGGTAAAACCTTGTTTCTTACCCTTATACTTCTGTGAGGAAGAGGTTCTTCTCAGTCGGACTCCAGAAAGCTTTTCAACATCAGCCCCATTGTTGGATGAATCTGAATAGCTGTTATTTTGATCATCACTCTCAGGAACTTCCTCCTGAGAGGAACTGCTTCCAGAAGTGGGCGCTTGcaagaaaggagcagtggccaGCATGGGCTTGGTAGGGGCAGTTGTGACGTTCTTAGAGAGGTCTTCAGAGCTTTGGCTGGGTTTCTTGATTCTGCTTGGAGAAGCCAGATCTCTGGGTAGAGACCAGCAGCTAGGATCACTCTCCAAAATGGTTCCCTCAGCGGCAGCACTCACGGGACTTGGATAAACCTGTTGCTGATGTTCAGGGTCTGCAGGAGCCTGAAAAATTTGTTTGGGAGGCAGATGCTGCTCAGAACGGCTCCGCTTCACAGGTGCACTCACTGGGCCTGTTGAGAGCATCAGTAGCTGAAACTCAGCTCCATCTTTGACTTGGCTGGGGCATTTGCCGGGCAGCCACTCTTCAGAACTCTTCCATTCTTCAGGAGAGCTCTCAGAAGCTGACGAGGTTTCTTGCTGGTActcaggcttccccagtgtctGGGCAAGATGTCTGGGAGGCAGCTGCTCTTTAAAACTGCTCAGCTTCGCAGGAGCACTCTCTGAATGGGAGAGGACTTCTTGCAGGCCTTTGGGCTTCGCTAAGCTTGGTAAAAGGCTTTTCATGGGCGCTTGCTTCAAAGAAATGGCTCCCTCAACACTGGTACTCTCCCAGCCTGAGGAAACTTGCTGCTCGACTTTCGGCTTCAATGATTTGGAAGGTGGATTTGAAGATGAAGGATCCATGTGAGTTCCCTCCTCTGTAGCAGGCCTCTCTGAAAAGACATGCTGTGCCATATACTTCACAAATGACTGAGAAGGACGCTTGACAATCACCGATTTCTTAGGTATGACTTCTTTATTGGCCATGCTCTCTAGACGTGAGGACATCTCCAGAACTTTTGACTTTTTAAGCACTCGTCTGGGATATACGGAAGGCAGTGGCCTTCCAGAAATGCCCACTTTGGCAGCAGCACTCTCAAAACTCGATGATATTTGCTGGACTTTCTGTCTCACGATGGAGTAGGGATGTTTGTCAGGCAGCAGCTCAGTAGATGCATCCCCTTCAGTGTCGACACTCTCTGGACCTTCAGAGATTGCTTGTTTGACTCCTGCTCTCATCGAGGCCTGAGAAGTCCCTCTGGGAGGCAGCGGCTCTATGATAATGCTCCACTCGAAGGCAGCACTCTCTGGACCTTCAGAGGCTGGTTGCTCAAACATGGGGATCTCCCAGGACTGCTGGATGGTGGATCTGGGAGGCACAGGCACCCCTGGACTGCTCCACTCTGTGGGAGCACTCACAGACTCCAGTGGAATGGTCTGTGGCTGGAATTTAGACTTCACCGAGGGCTGGGGAGGTGGCACCTCCACAATGCTGCCCTCCTTAACAGCAGTGCTCTCCAAGGATTTCTGGGCTCGAGGATTTGTCAAGGACTGGGGAGAATATTTGGGGAGCAATTTCTCCACCAGACTGATCTTCTGAGCAACAGAACCCTCCAAACCTGCAAATACACTCTGTTCAGCTTCACAATAAGTCACAGAGACTTGTTGCTGGGCTAGAGCTCTCTTTGGGGGCTGAGAATGATGCTTGGCAAGCAGTGGCTTCATAGAAATGCTCTTCTCAACCACAGTGCTTTCCGCACCCATGGAGTCTTGGTACTCAACTGCTGGCCTCACCGCAGGCTGGGAAGGATGTGGGAAAGTGAGCAAGTGTGCAGGTGTGGTCTTCTCAACATCGGGGCTCTCTGGATGTACAGAGCTTTCTTGCTGAGCTGCTGGTTTCAATGAAGGCTGAGAAGGATGTCTCGGAGGCAGCACGCCGGCAGAAGTCATCGTTTTAAGTGTTATCACTCCTGAATCCAAGGAGACTGGTGGCTCAACTTTTCGCCTCCTCAGGCGCTTAGAATTCACTCTGGGAGGCAGTGGCTCCATGGAAATGCCCCACTCCATGGCCACGCTCTGTGGGCTTGTGGACGCGTGTTGCTCGAATTGAGGGCTCATCCAGGACTGGAAAGTGTCCCCGGGAGGCACCTGCCACTCAGAAGCACCCTGCACTTCAGGTATGGTCTTTGAAGCCAGGGAGACTTCTTTTGTGTCACTGGCACTGTTGTACTTCTCCACATGGCTATTTGATCCCGTGCAGACTTTGTCTTCAGGCTCTCCCACAGCCCAAGAAGCACACGTGGGAGTCGGTGGCTCATTAGAACCACTCATCTGTCCCAAGGAAGCCAATTTTGTGAAGACTTCTTGGCCATCTTTGGACTTGCTCAGGGGCTGGAGAGAGGGTGTGGGAGCCTGGTGCTGGCCAAAATCACTGCCCTCTTTGGAAGTGCTCTTGGAATCAGAGAAGATGGCTGTGGCTTTGGACTTCCCCGAGGACTGTGAAGAATACGTAGGGGCCTGCTGCTGCTCGAGACTGCTCAGCTCCACAGCTGAACCTTTTGATTCTGGGAAGATGTCTTCATTCCTGTGCATCTTGGACGGTAGGGAAGAATGTCCAGGAGCCAGCTGTTGCTCAGAATCACCGCCCTCCTCTGAAGTGCTCTTGGAATCTGCGATGATGACTTCAGCTTTTGACTTCCCGAAGGACCCTGAAAGGCTTCTGGGAGGTGGTCTCCCGGCACAAAGGGTTCCCTCCACCAAGGCACTCACGCTCCTGGAGATCCTTGCTGTTAAGGCCTGTAGAACACTTCTGGGAGGCTTTTCTTTGAGGGTCTCTTGAGCGGACTTCATTTTAAATTGGACACTTTTCACATCAAAGCCAGAAGCTTCTTCCTTTTCTGGCTGGCTCTGAGAAGGCTCCATAAACATCTGACTGTACACTGCCGCCGAGAGAGCATCTTGGGGTGTAGATGGCCTTCTTGCCACATGTGATAGAGCAGCCCTGGCTTCTGGCTTCTTGGCTCCAGAAGTCCCATCTTCATGGGATGGTGACAGACCACCCACCACGGGCTCTTCCATGTCTTCAGGCTTGAGTTGTGATACTGATGCTTTTCTGGTTTCAAAATCTGCATCAGCAATTCCCCTTCCTGGGTCATCTTTACCTGACAGCAGCTCCTGAGGAGTAGTGCTCTCTGTCTGTGGTGTTGTGGGCTGCTCCATGACTTGCTTCTCCAAGGACAGTTGCCAGAAATGGCAATCCCTGGCGTTCTTATCAGCAGGTGGGGACCCAGCTCCATCACTTAGGCCAAGCACTCCAGTGGATTGTTTAAAGCTTCTTCCTTTGGATCCACACTCACTCATTCCTGAAGTACTTGAGCTTTTCTTTCCACGGCGTTTCATGTATGCTGCTGGAAATGGGTAACTCTGACTCTCAGTAGCATCTGTGTTTGTAGCCGGATCCATTGTCTTCTGTTTAGCAATCTCAGTCTTGTTGCTCTGTTCCTGGCTTGAGGCACCTGTACCAAacggaaggaaaggaaaaatgtgttcttttgattttctaaaataagaataCTCTGCCTTGTCCCAATGGGTACCTATTTGCTATTGAATTCCCTAGTGTGGAGAAGTAGCTACTCAAAAGATAGAGAATGACTAGGTCACTGTTAGCCTTCTGcagttggaaatttttaaatataaatgaaattcagTTTTATGAACTGATTCCAAGGTTAGCACATCACCATCATATCAACAGTCTGTTCCACCATTAGAAGTAAGACACATCAAAAAGCAATTTTTGAACTTGTAACAACAATTACCTTTTAGGAAACTGACTGGGACAGGGTGAAAGGAAATTTTACTTCCTCCttagtatttatattttctacttaATTCTACTTAATTTTAACATGATAtacaggtatttttatttttttaagaaaggtgTCAACAGGGGTTATCTGCAAGGTAGGATTATGCCCTCCCCACTTCTGCTTTCAACtctctttattaaaataatctaATATACATGCATAATATACATGCAAAGAAATTCTTGAAAAGCCTTAACATTTGCACTGATCCACAGGCTTCAGGTCAAACACAAGGCAGCAGTTCTACAGGTCGGTCTTCTCTTCCCTGTAATATTACTatatgtgttcagtcatgtcctactctttgcaaccccatggactctagccctccaggctcctctgtccatgggatttcccaggcaagaatactggaggtatGGCCTTTTACCTAACACAGGTGGCAACTATATTAAATGGGCAGTTCAAACGGAGAAACTTGGACCACATTAATATGCATCTTAAATTTTAAGCCCTCAGAAGACCAAGGATAGAGGCCTGGGCAATTCTCCATTATATAGTTCTTGTCACATAGCACTGTGCCATTAAGCTTAAGTATGTGTTTATGGGTGATGGCGAAGATATGCCAACCTGTGCTGtcttttttcagcttcttttggtCAGCTTCTTTCAGTTTGGTTgtgcttttctcttcttcagaAGCCACTGGGAGGCTTGGCTCCTCCTGTTTTGGTTTCACCTAGAAGAGGAAAAGACTTTGAATCAGGCTGAAATGCTCTCCACCCACCCCTGCATGGTTGCCAAAGCAAAAAaagcatcaggaaaaaaaaaatccttgctaTCCAAATGGCTGTGTTGGGAGCATAACAATACCATTCACAATGGAAATTATTTCAGTAGTATCCATAACTTGGTGATCATTTTACCTACTGGCAGTACTTCATTTAGATTTGAAGTTTCTGGTCTCTGAGTGATACGCTGCAGGGAACTCTTGAAAACACCCCAGAAACCACTGACCTGCACTGCAAGGCCATCAACCTGATGATGGGGCTGTGGGGCCTGATAACAACCATGATATACATCTAAAGGCAAACATACAGCTCTATGTTACCACTTGAAGTGCCTTGGTAAGCAGACTCAGctcaaaattatttacttttgaaTGGATCAGGTCAGatagacctgggttcagatctcTGCTCCATCACGTGCTCTCCGTatatcttgggcaagttactctcTATATCTCTGTCCACATCTATAAATTAAGAATAAGGGGAACCCTCCTGTGGGACTTAAAGATCTaagaaattccaaagcagggagccAGTAGCAGCAGCCTCTctgtcataaaggatcctgcacacttttattttcattcatccaTGTGTCAGGGAGAGAGGCAAAAGGAAGAAGTAGATGCCCTGACCTTGTTAGAGAGTGCTACCCAGGCCTTACCTCAATTAGGCTATGCagaaagaagtcagaaagaagGGTCTTGCTAAGTCTTCCTTCATCAACATTCCCTATGTGTCCAGGTTTGTGGTGAAGTGTCCAGGTGATCATGCATATACAGGACTGGATGTATATGGCCTAGTGATTGATCACCCTCTGCTTGACATTGAACCAAGGAGATTCTCTCAGTGCTACTAGAAGACCTTCCTCCTAGGCCCACCATTCTGCCAGCTGTTCTTTGATCTTATACTTTATTCTCTTACTAAAGCAAAACTGCAATGTTTAAGCTAGGGGCAACGTGATGGGGGTGAAAATAGAACTGAACTGGAAGTCAGAAGATGGGGTTCTGGTCCTACTTCTGCCATTACCAGAGTGTATGACCTTGGACATCTATTTGCGCTTTAATGTCCTTCCTGGTAAAATGCCTGTAACTATTAAATCTTTTCATCTCCTCCATCTCT
The nucleotide sequence above comes from Bos javanicus breed banteng chromosome X, ARS-OSU_banteng_1.0, whole genome shotgun sequence. Encoded proteins:
- the KIAA1210 gene encoding acrosomal protein KIAA1210 homolog isoform X2, which gives rise to MSESPSEVSGSVEVLETSDEGKKKSRFKAFKSFFGKKKKKEPKDVRGGRWLKTSLSSSSIDISFLKSVQGQETMPGAKSRMGIRALSHDSIFMLEPDPERSERKLYPSPEIPRGRPLQRSHISTTLPRAGTGSMPEAMFGTVPRGAARSEFHVAGYKTTEIPLLHPCQPSISSHLIRSDSISKDLEEMSVNYESPKKSSSYNILTSKESAFEPSSGLVRSQSLITFAMPSLSSSTQVPVGFNTPATTQSCLDSSAAQYKMALDPWKQKKNIQVTVKPKQEEPSLPVASEEEKSTTKLKEADQKKLKKDSTGASSQEQSNKTEIAKQKTMDPATNTDATESQSYPFPAAYMKRRGKKSSSTSGMSECGSKGRSFKQSTGVLGLSDGAGSPPADKNARDCHFWQLSLEKQVMEQPTTPQTESTTPQELLSGKDDPGRGIADADFETRKASVSQLKPEDMEEPVVGGLSPSHEDGTSGAKKPEARAALSHVARRPSTPQDALSAAVYSQMFMEPSQSQPEKEEASGFDVKSVQFKMKSAQETLKEKPPRSVLQALTARISRSVSALVEGTLCAGRPPPRSLSGSFGKSKAEVIIADSKSTSEEGGDSEQQLAPGHSSLPSKMHRNEDIFPESKGSAVELSSLEQQQAPTYSSQSSGKSKATAIFSDSKSTSKEGSDFGQHQAPTPSLQPLSKSKDGQEVFTKLASLGQMSGSNEPPTPTCASWAVGEPEDKVCTGSNSHVEKYNSASDTKEVSLASKTIPEVQGASEWQVPPGDTFQSWMSPQFEQHASTSPQSVAMEWGISMEPLPPRVNSKRLRRRKVEPPVSLDSGVITLKTMTSAGVLPPRHPSQPSLKPAAQQESSVHPESPDVEKTTPAHLLTFPHPSQPAVRPAVEYQDSMGAESTVVEKSISMKPLLAKHHSQPPKRALAQQQVSVTYCEAEQSVFAGLEGSVAQKISLVEKLLPKYSPQSLTNPRAQKSLESTAVKEGSIVEVPPPQPSVKSKFQPQTIPLESVSAPTEWSSPGVPVPPRSTIQQSWEIPMFEQPASEGPESAAFEWSIIIEPLPPRGTSQASMRAGVKQAISEGPESVDTEGDASTELLPDKHPYSIVRQKVQQISSSFESAAAKVGISGRPLPSVYPRRVLKKSKVLEMSSRLESMANKEVIPKKSVIVKRPSQSFVKYMAQHVFSERPATEEGTHMDPSSSNPPSKSLKPKVEQQVSSGWESTSVEGAISLKQAPMKSLLPSLAKPKGLQEVLSHSESAPAKLSSFKEQLPPRHLAQTLGKPEYQQETSSASESSPEEWKSSEEWLPGKCPSQVKDGAEFQLLMLSTGPVSAPVKRSRSEQHLPPKQIFQAPADPEHQQQVYPSPVSAAAEGTILESDPSCWSLPRDLASPSRIKKPSQSSEDLSKNVTTAPTKPMLATAPFLQAPTSGSSSSQEEVPESDDQNNSYSDSSNNGADVEKLSGVRLRRTSSSQKYKGKKQGFTKLSSPSLGSISSSVGTAQPIRRASKRALGTMQNLTTVSDLAEKQQRRPKSERMAKKQPGYRIPGKAPGRWSEYAASEAAWITAIKQEQGSFQAHIPPKEPRPKSRAAAKAERKEPRHGVGPRAASKTLQKRTGLVSESQPRMVPTSDVKRQEKMAPTKPPKSTKTVGFEDEKIVQVPSMEKETRSATLPAMLPQPVEPAEPVWFSLAKKKAEAWSHIAETMQ